The following proteins come from a genomic window of Megalops cyprinoides isolate fMegCyp1 chromosome 6, fMegCyp1.pri, whole genome shotgun sequence:
- the inpp1 gene encoding inositol polyphosphate 1-phosphatase isoform X1: MAELLRLLLRVSEKAANVARVCRQEAPLFELLVQEKTGEDKNKKFVQDFKTLADVVIQEMIKHDVGAQFPELKDFIHGEESNKFENGLDTRYFPVLFYPHLHHASTPISDTSTRASSNRSPDNIWVSAYTASRGESITVTVRETEEETAALLSTVLDGDRTAAALLATAIHQDLQLVDQAAGSLELPLRPHELGIWIDPIDATSQYIEGREEKVPEGELCTSGLQCALVLIGIYHRATGEPIMGVINQPFAHRESSDQRWRGQHFWGVSCGTISASSLPRPPGHTGRDREPLLVLSASEKQAVKDALSGSRLTYASGAGYKILCVALGLADAYVVSEGSTFKWDSCAPHALLRALGGGVVDLAACLGTCPEDGGHPLELTYHQPRPGCQGAERWANHGGMVAYLEPRRLMGVIGALQGKI, encoded by the exons ATGGCAGAGCTGTTGCGGCTGCTGCTGCGGGTTTCGGAGAAGGCGGCAAACGTGGCGCGTGTCTGCAGACAGGAGGCGCCGCTCTTTGAGCTGCTGGTCCAGGAGAAGACGGGAGAGGACAAGAACAAGAAGTTTGTCCAGGACTTCAAAACGCTGGCCGACGTGGTGATCCAGGAGATGATCAAGCACGATGTTGGCGCACAG TTTCCAGAGTTGAAGGATTTCATCCATGGGGAAGAATCCAACAAGTTTGAGAATGGACTGG ACACCAGGTATTTCCCAGTTCTGTTCTACCCTCATCTCCACCACGCCTCCACCCCCATCTCTGATACCAGCACCAGGGCAAGCAGCAACAGATCTCCGGACAACATTTGGGTGTCCGCCTACACTGCGAGTAGAG GGGAGAGCATCACAGTGACAGTGcgtgagacagaggaagagacagcagCGCTGCTGTCCACTGTTCTGGATGGAGACAGGACGGCGGCAGCTCTTCTGGCCACAGCCATCCACCAGGACCTGCAGCTGGTGGACCAGGCCGCAGGGAGCCTGGAGCTGCCCCTCAGACCCCATGAGCTGGGCATCTGGATCGACCCCATTG ATGCCACCAGCCAGTACATTGAGGGACGAGAGGAAAAGGTCCCAGAGGGGGAGCTCTGCACATCTGGGCTCCAGTGTGCCCTGGTCCTGATTGGGATATATCACCGGGCCACAGGGGAGCCCATTATGGGGGTCATCAACCAACCTTTTGCCCACAGAGAATCCTCTGACCAGCG GTGGAGGGGCCAGCATTTCTGGGGAGTGTCCTGTGGGACCATCAGTGCCTCCTCACTGCCCAGACCGCCGGGCCACACAGGCAGGGACAGGGAGCCACTCCTTGTGCTGAGTGCCAGCGAGAAGCAGGCAGTCAAGGATGCCCTGAGTGGCAGCAGGCTGACCTACGCCTCAGGGGCCGGCTACAAGATCCTGTGCGTGGCCCTGGGCCTGGCCGACGCCTACGTTGTCTCCGAGGGCAGCACCTTCAAGTGGGACTCGTGCGCACCCCACGCCCTTTTACGGGCCCTgggcgggggggtggtggaTCTGGCCGCGTGCCTTGGCACCTGCCCGGAGGATGGGGGCCACCCTCTAGAGCTGACCTATCACCAGCCGAGGCCAGGGTGCCAGGGGGCGGAGCGCTGGGCCAACCATGGCGGGATGGTGGCGTACCTGGAACCGAGGAGACTGATGGGGGTGATCGGGGCTCTCCAGGGCAAAATCTGA
- the inpp1 gene encoding inositol polyphosphate 1-phosphatase isoform X2, giving the protein MAELLRLLLRVSEKAANVARVCRQEAPLFELLVQEKTGEDKNKKFVQDFKTLADVVIQEMIKHDVGAQFPELKDFIHGEESNKFENGLGESITVTVRETEEETAALLSTVLDGDRTAAALLATAIHQDLQLVDQAAGSLELPLRPHELGIWIDPIDATSQYIEGREEKVPEGELCTSGLQCALVLIGIYHRATGEPIMGVINQPFAHRESSDQRWRGQHFWGVSCGTISASSLPRPPGHTGRDREPLLVLSASEKQAVKDALSGSRLTYASGAGYKILCVALGLADAYVVSEGSTFKWDSCAPHALLRALGGGVVDLAACLGTCPEDGGHPLELTYHQPRPGCQGAERWANHGGMVAYLEPRRLMGVIGALQGKI; this is encoded by the exons ATGGCAGAGCTGTTGCGGCTGCTGCTGCGGGTTTCGGAGAAGGCGGCAAACGTGGCGCGTGTCTGCAGACAGGAGGCGCCGCTCTTTGAGCTGCTGGTCCAGGAGAAGACGGGAGAGGACAAGAACAAGAAGTTTGTCCAGGACTTCAAAACGCTGGCCGACGTGGTGATCCAGGAGATGATCAAGCACGATGTTGGCGCACAG TTTCCAGAGTTGAAGGATTTCATCCATGGGGAAGAATCCAACAAGTTTGAGAATGGACTGG GGGAGAGCATCACAGTGACAGTGcgtgagacagaggaagagacagcagCGCTGCTGTCCACTGTTCTGGATGGAGACAGGACGGCGGCAGCTCTTCTGGCCACAGCCATCCACCAGGACCTGCAGCTGGTGGACCAGGCCGCAGGGAGCCTGGAGCTGCCCCTCAGACCCCATGAGCTGGGCATCTGGATCGACCCCATTG ATGCCACCAGCCAGTACATTGAGGGACGAGAGGAAAAGGTCCCAGAGGGGGAGCTCTGCACATCTGGGCTCCAGTGTGCCCTGGTCCTGATTGGGATATATCACCGGGCCACAGGGGAGCCCATTATGGGGGTCATCAACCAACCTTTTGCCCACAGAGAATCCTCTGACCAGCG GTGGAGGGGCCAGCATTTCTGGGGAGTGTCCTGTGGGACCATCAGTGCCTCCTCACTGCCCAGACCGCCGGGCCACACAGGCAGGGACAGGGAGCCACTCCTTGTGCTGAGTGCCAGCGAGAAGCAGGCAGTCAAGGATGCCCTGAGTGGCAGCAGGCTGACCTACGCCTCAGGGGCCGGCTACAAGATCCTGTGCGTGGCCCTGGGCCTGGCCGACGCCTACGTTGTCTCCGAGGGCAGCACCTTCAAGTGGGACTCGTGCGCACCCCACGCCCTTTTACGGGCCCTgggcgggggggtggtggaTCTGGCCGCGTGCCTTGGCACCTGCCCGGAGGATGGGGGCCACCCTCTAGAGCTGACCTATCACCAGCCGAGGCCAGGGTGCCAGGGGGCGGAGCGCTGGGCCAACCATGGCGGGATGGTGGCGTACCTGGAACCGAGGAGACTGATGGGGGTGATCGGGGCTCTCCAGGGCAAAATCTGA
- the dnajc14 gene encoding dnaJ homolog subfamily C member 14, whose protein sequence is MDKPCDARRDSQEREQMPQGRSSGKNMVGNGVCHGLSHHSKSDSAHFLKQQGVGEGGDMPWASPDVRVETCGALGEDWQEEEEASSVGAEADAALKEVLDTGSKKMAKESSFSPPPKLSVSMCSNVQGPGGSEGIEVWQPGPKAESGDDYVPESPCPETPEEDGLLGMEEDEKVGSRNEETLSPGQDRWEEADGDEEDEGADEDAASGNEEGRGSQTGGELGPRKPGGGRRGRGQQALISSSRTSLSAGGRHKQTRRRNHHHHQGRSRTHAGSRLAATCHELLSESLRPWLLAGLHMVVELIVLVAHRCGEWVETVGIAAYVWGFRLLQKATDLPVMKAEALRLLAGARSRGASLVAWIVKAAKRGWRASASCLCLLCTAVLLRWARAMGLLGKLSGERGRQWWAALQDSRAWKGVATLWKKVLPWPTPSTPESPSRVGRGPPGQELERLLVLAQIPEDELDPFTVLGVEASATDTELKRAYRQLAVQVHPDKNKHPRAGEAFKVLRAAWDIVSNPETRREYELKRMAETELSRSMNEFLIKLQDDLKEAMNTMMCTKCEGKHKRFEMERDPSEARFCGECNKRHSAEEGDFWAESSMLGLRITYFAFIDGKVYDITEWAGCQRIGISPDTHRVPYHISFSSKSNSGATRHRTPSDPPPGPASPVDLQEFFNRIFQGAAPNGPAANGSFFPPGAPPHHPAGSSPGASGPFSAPPPHAGFFTPSGQRAEPGEARTEGSKPPRRRKKIRKPFQR, encoded by the exons ATGGATAAGCCTTGCGATGCTCGCAGGGACagccaggagagagagcagatgcCCCAGGGTCGCAGCTCTGGCAAGAACATGGTGGGAAACGGCGTGTGCCACGGGCTCTCCCACCACTCCAAGTCTGACTCTGCCCACTTCCTGAAGCAGCAGGGAGTTGGGGAAGGTGGTGACATGCCATGGGCCTCTCCTGATGTGAGGGTGGAGACCTGCGGGGCCTTAGGGGAGGActggcaggaagaggaggaggcctCATCTGTAGGGGCAGAGGCTGATGCTGCTTTGAAAGAGGTGCTGGACACTGGGTCAAAGAAAATGGCGAAAGAGTCTAGCTTCAGTCCTCCCCCCAAACTGTCAGTCTCCATGTGCAGTAACGTCCAGGGGCCTGGAGGAAGTGAGGGGATAGAGGTTTGGCAGCCAGGCCCCAAAGCAGAAAGTGGGGATGATTATGTGCCTGAGTCCCCATGCCCAGAAACCCCAGAAGAGGATGGCCTGTTGGGGATGGAGGAAGATGAGAAGGTGGGAAGCAGAAATGAGGAGACCCTGAGCCCAGGCCAGGACAGATGGGAGGAAGCGGATGGAGACGAGGAAGATGAGGGAGCCGACGAAGACGCAGCGAGTGGGAAcgaggaggggaggggttcGCAGACGGGTGGGGAGCTGGGGCCTCGGAAGCcaggtggggggaggagggggcggggtcagcaggccctcatctcctcctccaggacATCGCTCTCTGCTGGGGGGCGGCACAAGCAGACCAGGAGGCGgaaccatcaccaccaccaggGGAGGTCCAGGACCCACGCGGGGTCCCGGCTTGCCGCCACCTGCCATGAACTGCTCTCCGAGTCCCTGCGGCCCTGGCTTCTGGCTGGTCTCCACATGGTGGTGGAGCTCATCGTCCTGGTGGCCCACCGCTGCGGGGAATGGGTGGAGACTGTGGGGATCGCTGCATATGTTTGGGGCTTCCGCCTCCTCCAGAAGGCCACAGATCTCCCCGTCATGAAAGCAGAGGCCCTGCGCCTGCTGGCAGGGGCGAGGAGCCGAGGGGCCAGCCTGGTAGCCTGGATCGTGAAGGCAGCAAAGAGAGGCTGGCGGGCATCAGCCTCttgtctctgcctcctctgcacGGCTGTGCTGCTCAGGTGGGCACGAGCAATGGGCCTTCTGGGAAAGCTGAGCGGGGAGAGGGGCCGGCAGTGGTGGGCGGCACTCCAGGACTCTAGGGCTTGGAAGGGCGTGGCCACTTTGTGGAAGAAGGTCCTGCCATggcccaccccctccaccccagagTCCCCCAGCAGGGTCGGGAGGGGCCCCCCTGGGCAGGAACTGGAGAGGTTGCTGGTGCTTGCACAGATCCCCGAGGATGAGCTCGATCCCTTCACTGTGCTGGGGGTTGAGGCCAGcgccacagacacagagctcaAAAGAGCTTACCGACAGCTAGCTGTGCAG GTCCACCCAGACAAGAACAAGCACCCCCGTGCAGGGGAGGCCTTCAAGGTGCTGCGAGCGGCGTGGGACATCGTCAGCAACCCAGAAACACGCAGAGAGTACGAACT GAAGCGCATGGCAGAAACTGAGCTCTCCAGGTCCATGAATGAGTTCCTCATCAAGCTGCAGGACGACCTGAAGGAGGCCATGAACACCATGATGTGCACCAAGTGTGAGGGCAAGcacaa GAGGTTCGAGATGGAGCGGGACCCAAGCGAGGCGCGGTTCTGCGGTGAGTGCAACAAGCGGCACAGCGCGGAGGAGGGCGACTTCTGGGCTGAGTCCAGCATGCTGGGCCTGCGCATCACCTACTTCGCCTTCATTGACGGGAAGGTCTACGACATCACCG AGTGGGCTGGTTGCCAGAGGATAGGGATTTCCCCCGACACTCACCGTGTGCCCTATCACATCTCCTTCAGCTCAAAGAGCAACAGCGGTGCCACACGCCACAG GACCCCGTCAGACCCCCCTCCCGGCCCAGCTTCACCCGTTGACCTTCAGGAGTTTTTCAACCGCATCTTCCAAGGGGCGGCGCCCAATGGCCCAGCTGCCAACGGGAGTTTTTTCCCCCCGGGGGCCCCGCCCCACCACCCGGCTGGCTCGAGCCCTGGGGCCAGTGGCCCCTTCTCTGCCCCGCCCCCGCACGCGGGCTTCTTCACCCCTAGTGGCCAGAGGGCGGAGCCTGGGGAGGCTCGGACCGAGGGCAGCAAGCCACCGCGCAGGAGGAAGAAAATTCGCAAGCCTTTTCAGCGCTGA